The DNA region CGTCCGCGGTCTCCAGGAAGAGCAGCGGGACATCGTCGGTGAGCGCGCCGTGGGCCACCAGGTACAGCACGTCGATCGGGTCGTCAGCGTCCTGCAGGCGCTCGACCACGGCGTTGAGACTGGCGTTGGGCAGCACCTCGGTGCGGTACCCCGCCAGTGCCTTCTTCGCCCGGTCGCACTCCCCCTTGCGATCCACCGGCGCCAACTCACGCCCCCCTGGCGCGTACTCGGCGAGGTCGGACGGCGCCGCGATGACCGCGAGCGCGACCGGGTCGCCCGCTTTGCGAACCGGGACGGGCCGCCAATCGGAGCCGGACAGATAGCGGGAGAACAGGACGGTGGAATTCGTGGCAATGGGCAACCCGGTCACCGGGTCGCGCAGCAGTTCCCAGCGGATCGCGTGGAACCGGCTGGGCCCGTCAATGTGCAATCGGACGTGGATCGGCGCGGTGTGCGCGGCGGCCATCGCCTTTTCGTAGAAACGCGAGATCTCGGCACTGCCGAACACCATCCGCGACAACGCCTCGGCGTAGGCGTCCTCGTCATCGAGGAGTTCGAGCAGCGCGGGGAGATCGAGACGCAGCAGGTCAGAGGGATGTTCCGGCCAGTCGACCGTGTCCACCCCAGTGAACCGCAGGCTCACATCGAACGCGTCCTGCGCCTTGTCGTACACAAGGCCGAATTCCAGGTCGGCATACTCGCCAGCCACGAACGGTCACCTCCGTCCCTGCATGGAAGAGGCGTGCACCCGCGTTTCAGATACTGAAATAGTAAGATTCCCAGGACGCGCGTTGTCACGCAAGAGTGATCGGCGGTCGCTCATCCGTGAACGGCCCTGAGGTCGTACGATCGGAGCCGTGACACATGAACCACTCGAACCCCGCGTAACCGCCTTGGAGCGCGAGGCCGCCAGTACCCGAGAGATCGCCGAAGACGCCCACGCCGACGCGGCCGTCGCCCGCGCCTTGGCAAGCGCCGCCAGCAGAGAGGTGGGAGAGGTGCACGAACATCTGCGGGCCCACACGAAGGTCCTCAACGCCCTACGGGAGACCCAATTGGAACAAGGTCAGAAAATCGACAGGCTTCAAGCCGAGTTCTTCGGCTTCAAGAACGAGATGGTCGGCTTCGAGCGGGAGACCCGGGGAGGATTCGCCATGTTGGCGGCCGGGATGCAGCACATCACGATGCTGCTGACCCCGCCGGACGAGCGGTCTACGGGTTCAATGCCTGGATCGCCTTCATGATCCGCTTGTCCGAGATCGGGACCGGGCTGCCCAAGGTCTGGGCGAAGTAGCTCACCCGGAGTTCCTCGATCATCCACCCGACCGCTCGCGCCTCTTCGGAGTCACGGGCAGCGGGGCGCAACAGGTTCAGCGTCTCGTGGTAGGAGTCCTCTAGATCCTGCACGATGTGCATCCACGTCGTATCCCGGTCAGGCCGTTCCGGAAGCTTGTCCAGCCTGCGCTCGATCCCACGCAAATAGCGCTCTACATCGGACAGACGACTCATTCCTGTCAACGTGATGAAGCCGGCATGGATCAGCCCAGCCATCTGCTCTCGAATATCGGACAAAGCCTCAACGAAGATCGGTCCTGACGTCCGCGCCAGTCGTGTCTGCACGTCGTTCCACGCGACGACCACCTTGCGCACCGCGTCAAGTACGTCCATCGTCGTTTCCACCAAACCCAAGCGGACCGCCTCGCGCAGGCGGGTGAACCCGGCCTCATCCCAGGCTGGGCCGCCCGCCTGCGCGATCAAGTGATCGGCCGCGCAGTCGACACAGTCGGCCAACAGGGCCGGGACGCCGCCGTGCGGGTTGTGCGACAGGGCGAGTTTCGCCTGGTTGGACAGTGTCCGAACGACCTGCTTGACCGGCGACGGCACTCCAAGCAGTACCAGCCGCCGGGTCCCCAGCCACATCGCGTGGCGCTGGTCGGTGGCGGTGTCGAGCATCCGGACCGCGACCGTGTCGCCCTCGTCGATCAACGCCGGGTAGGCGGTCACGACGAGGCCGTTCTGCTCGGTGCGCTGGACCTTCGGCAGCGTGCCGATCGTCCACGCGGTCAGGCCGCGGCGTTCCAGGTCGACCGAAGCGGCGGCGAGGGACGCGCGCAGCCGGGACTTGAGCTGGTCCTTGAGCGCGGTCAGGTCCTTTCCGGTGGCCAGCGTCTTGTCGCCGTCGACGACCTGGAACGTGGTGCGCAGGTGCGCGGGGACGGCGTCGAGCTGCCAGGCGTCGCGCGGGATGGTCACGCCGGTCAGGTGTCGCAGTTCGCGGCCGATGGCGTCGGGCAGAGACTCCTCGTCGTCCTTCAACCGGGCCACCACGGCCCTCGCGACATCCGGGACGGGCACGAAGTTGCGCCGCAGCGGCTTGGGCAGCGACCGGATCAGCGCGGTGACGATCTCCTCCCGCAGCCCCGGCACCTGCAGCGCGAACCCGTCGCCGCTGAGCTGGTTGAGCACCGCGATCGGCACCTTGGCGGTGACGCCGTCGTCGCTGCGGCCGGGCTCGAACCGGTAGGTCAGCGGCAGCGACAGGCCCTGCTGTTGGAGCCGGTCGGGGAAGTCCTGCTCGGTGATGTTCTTGGCGGTCTCGTTGACCAGCATGGACTTCGAGTACGACAGCAGGTCCGGCTGCTCGTGCCGGGTCTTCTTCCACCACGTGTCGAAGTGCCGCCCGGACACCACCTCGGCCGGGATCCGCTGGTCGTAGAACTGGAACAGCGTCTCCTCGTCGACCAGGATGTCGCGCCTGCGGGCCCGGTGCTCCAGTTCCTCGACCTCGGCGAGCAGCTTGCGGTTGTCGTGGAAGAAATGGTGCCTGGTCTGCCAGTCGCCCTCGACCAAAGCGTTGCGGATGAACAGGTCGCGCGACATCTCCGGGTCGATCCGGCCGTACTGCACCTTGCGCGACACCACGATCGGCAGGCCGTAGAGGGTGACGCGCTCGGTGGCCACCACCGAGCCCTGCTTGGCCTCCCAGTGCGGCTCGCTGTAGGTGCGCTTGAGCAGGTGCTCGGCCAGCGGCTCGACCCACTCCGGCTCGATCCGGGCGGCGATGCGGCCCCACAGCCGCGAGGTCTCGACCAGCTCCGCGGCCATCACCCACCGCGGCGGCTTCTTCGCCAGCGCCGAGCCGGGGAAGATCGCGAACTTGGCGTTGCGGGCGCCGACGAACTCCCGGCCGGGCTCCTTCGCCGCCGGGTCGCGGAACCCGATGTGCGACAGCAGACCTGCCAGCAGCGCGACGTGGACGTTGCGCGGGTCAGCCTTGGTGTCGTTGGGCGTGATGCCGAGCTGGCGCACCACCTGCCGCAGCTGGCTGTGGATGTCCTGCCACTCGCGCACCCGCAGATAGTTCAGGAACTCCGCCTTGCACTGCCTGCGGAACCGGTTGCCCGATATCTCCCTCTGCTGCTCACGCAGGTGGTCCCACAGCGCGAGGAAGGTCAGAAAGTCGGAGTCCGGGTCGGCGAAGCGGGCGTGCATCTGTTGCGCCGCCTGCTGTTTGTCCTGCGGCCGCTCCCGCGGGTCCTGAATGGACAGCGCGGCGGCGATGACCATGACCTCGCTGACACAGCCGCCCTTGTCCGCCTCGATGACCATGCGGGCCAGCCGGGGGTCGACGGGCAACTGGGCGAGCTTGCGGCCCAGCGGTGTCAGCCGCTTGGCGGTGTCGGCCTCGGTCGGGTCGAGCGCGCCGAGTTCGTGCAGCAGGTTGACGCCGTCGGCGATGTGGCGCTTGTCCGGCGGCTCGATGAACGGGAAGTCGGCCATGTCGCCGAGGTCGGCAGCGGCCATCTGCAGGATGACCGACGCCAGGTTCGTCCGCAGGATCTCCGGATCGGTGAACTCCGGCCGGGCGAGGAAGTCGTCCTCGCTGTAGAGCCGGACGCAGATGCCGTCGCTGGTTCGGCCGCAGCGGCCCTTGCGCTGGTTGGCCGAGGCCTGCGACACCGGCTCGATCGGCAGCCGCTGCACCTTGAGGCGGTTGCTGTAGCGGGAGATGCGCGCGGTGCCGGGGTCGATGACGTACTTGATGCCAGGAACGGTCAGCGACGTCTCGGCGACGTTGGTCGAAAGCACGACCCGGCGCATGGAGTGCTTCTGGAACACGCGGTGCTGCTCGGCGCTCGACAAGCGCGCGTACAGGGGCAGGATCTCGGTGTTCCTGAGGTTGCGCGCGGTCAGCGCGTCGGCGGTGTCGCGGATCTCCCGCTCGCCGGAGAGGAACACCAGGATGTCGCCCGGCCCCTCGGCACACAGCTCGTCGACGGCGTCGAGGACGCCTTGGGTCTGGTCGCGGTCCGGGTCGGCGTCGGGGTCCTCCGGGTCGACCAACGGGCGATAGCGCACCTCCACGGGATAGGTGCGGCCGGAGACCTCGATGATCGGGGCGTCGTCGAAGTGCCGGGAGAAGCGTTCCGGGTCGATGGTCGCCGAGGTGATGATGACCTTGAGATCCGGGCGGTTGGGCAGCAGCCGGGAGAGATAGCCGAGCAGGAAGTCGATGTTGAGGCTGCGTTCGTGCGCCTCGTCGATGATCAGCGTGTCGTACTGGGTGAGCATCCGGTCGTTCTGGATCTCGGCGAGCAGGATGCCGTCGGTCATCACCTTGACCAGCGTGCGCTCGCCCACCTGGTCGGTGAACCGGACCTTCCAGCCGACCGTCTCCCCCAGCGGCGTCCCGACCTCCTCGGCGACCCGCTCGGCCACCGTCCGCGCGGCGAGCCTGCGCGGCTGGGTGTGGCCGACCATGCCGGTGATCCCGCGGCCGAGTTCGAGGCAGATCTTGGGCAGCTGGGTGGTCTTGCCCGACCCGGTCTCCCCCGCCACGATCACGACCTGGTTGTCGCGGATCGCTTCGAGGATGTCGGCCCGCCGCTGGCTGATCGGCAGTTCCTCGGGGTACTTCAGCTTGGGCACCGAGGCCCGCCGCAGCTCGACCCGCCGCACCGCCGTGTCCACCTCGGCGGCGATCTTGGCCAGCGTGGCCCCGCGTTTGCCCTGGTCACGGACCCCGCGCAGGCTGTCGAGCCGACGCCGAAGTCTGCGCTGGTCGCGCAGCATGAGCTCAGACATACGGTCGCGCAGGTCGGCGACGGAAACGGCGGCGGTCATCGAGGCACCAGCCTAGGCAATGGCGCGAGCGGGTTTCACCCGGTTATCCGATTGCCCTCACTCTGGCCAAGGCGGACGTGCCCAACCCGGCCGCCCCGACCGAATGATCCGCCGCCTCCACAGAACGTTCACATCGCCCGCCCCCGCCGCCCACAGGCAGTGCTTAGAGTCTTGGCCATGGGGAACAGGCGCCGGGTGCTGGTGGTCGAGGACGAGCTGACCATCGCCGAGTCCGTGGCGGCCCGATTGCGGGCCGAGGGGTTCGACGTCGACCTCGCCCACGATGGCCCGCAGGGGGTGGCCATCGCGGCGCGGACGAAGCCGGATCTGGTGGTGCTCGACATCATGCTGCCCGGGTTCGACGGCTTGGAGGTGTGCCGTCGGATCCAGGCCGAGCGCCCGGTGCCGATCCTCATGCTCACCGCCCGCGACGACGAGACCGACCTGCTCGTCGGGCTGGCGGTGGGCGCCGACGACTACATGACCAAGCCGTTCTCGATCCGCGAGCTCGCCGCGAGGGTGCACGCGCTGCTCCGGCGGATCGACCGGGCGGGCCAGGTCGAGCCAGAGGCCGCCGCGATCGTCGTCGGCGACCTGGAGGTCGACCCGGTGGAGCGCCGGGTGCGACGGGCGGGCGTCGAGGCGCACCTCACCCCGATCGAGTTCGACCTGATCGCCCACCTGGCCGCCCGCCCGCGCGCGGTGCACCCGCGCGAGCGGCTGCTGGCCGAGATCTGGGGCTGGGGCGACGCGGCCGGGACGCGGACCGTCGACAGCCACGTCAAAGCGCTGCGCCGCAAGCTCGGCGCCGACCTGATCCGCACCGTGCACGGCGTCGGCTACGCGCTGGAGGTGCCCAAGTGAGCCTGCGCGAACGCGGGGCGGCGCTGCTCGAACTGCTCCCCCGGCCGCTGGACCCGGTGCGGTCGATCAAGGTCAAACTCGGCATCCTGCTGATCGCGTCCGGCGCCACCGCGCTGGCCTACTTCTGGTACATGATCGGCTGGCTGCCCACCGTCACCTCGATCACCGCGATCACCGGCGCCCTGGTCACCTCCCAGATCCTCGCCCACGGCATGACCCGCCCGCTGCGGGAGATGACCGCCGCGGCCCGCGCGATGGCCCATGGCGACTACTCCCGCCGGGTCCGGGTCACCGCCCGCGACGAGGTCGGCGAACTCGGCCGCGCGTTCAACCAGATGAGCGCCGACCTGGAGGCCGCCGACCGGCAGCGCCGCGAGCTGATCGCCAACGTCTCCCACGAACTGCGCACCCCGATCGCGGCCCTGCAGGCGGTCCTGGAGAACGTCGTCGACGGGGTCAGCGCGGCCGACCCTGGGACCATGCGCACCGCCCTGGCCCAGGCCGAGCGGCTGGGCAGGCTCGTCGCCGAACTGCTCGACCTGTCTCGCATCGACGCGGGCGCCCA from Alloactinosynnema sp. L-07 includes:
- a CDS encoding ATP-binding protein, whose translation is MSLRERGAALLELLPRPLDPVRSIKVKLGILLIASGATALAYFWYMIGWLPTVTSITAITGALVTSQILAHGMTRPLREMTAAARAMAHGDYSRRVRVTARDEVGELGRAFNQMSADLEAADRQRRELIANVSHELRTPIAALQAVLENVVDGVSAADPGTMRTALAQAERLGRLVAELLDLSRIDAGAHTLARESVEIAPLLAEVVAEAEVNAVAAGRAVRFATSVAPAAATVSADRERLHQVLVNLLDNAVRHGPAGGEVRVIAAATSRGLTLEVRDQGPGIDPAERDLVFRRFTRGERATGGGTGLGLAIARWVVELHGGTIAVVDPAPPSRTGCRIRITLPA
- a CDS encoding response regulator transcription factor — encoded protein: MGNRRRVLVVEDELTIAESVAARLRAEGFDVDLAHDGPQGVAIAARTKPDLVVLDIMLPGFDGLEVCRRIQAERPVPILMLTARDDETDLLVGLAVGADDYMTKPFSIRELAARVHALLRRIDRAGQVEPEAAAIVVGDLEVDPVERRVRRAGVEAHLTPIEFDLIAHLAARPRAVHPRERLLAEIWGWGDAAGTRTVDSHVKALRRKLGADLIRTVHGVGYALEVPK
- the hrpA gene encoding ATP-dependent RNA helicase HrpA, giving the protein MTAAVSVADLRDRMSELMLRDQRRLRRRLDSLRGVRDQGKRGATLAKIAAEVDTAVRRVELRRASVPKLKYPEELPISQRRADILEAIRDNQVVIVAGETGSGKTTQLPKICLELGRGITGMVGHTQPRRLAARTVAERVAEEVGTPLGETVGWKVRFTDQVGERTLVKVMTDGILLAEIQNDRMLTQYDTLIIDEAHERSLNIDFLLGYLSRLLPNRPDLKVIITSATIDPERFSRHFDDAPIIEVSGRTYPVEVRYRPLVDPEDPDADPDRDQTQGVLDAVDELCAEGPGDILVFLSGEREIRDTADALTARNLRNTEILPLYARLSSAEQHRVFQKHSMRRVVLSTNVAETSLTVPGIKYVIDPGTARISRYSNRLKVQRLPIEPVSQASANQRKGRCGRTSDGICVRLYSEDDFLARPEFTDPEILRTNLASVILQMAAADLGDMADFPFIEPPDKRHIADGVNLLHELGALDPTEADTAKRLTPLGRKLAQLPVDPRLARMVIEADKGGCVSEVMVIAAALSIQDPRERPQDKQQAAQQMHARFADPDSDFLTFLALWDHLREQQREISGNRFRRQCKAEFLNYLRVREWQDIHSQLRQVVRQLGITPNDTKADPRNVHVALLAGLLSHIGFRDPAAKEPGREFVGARNAKFAIFPGSALAKKPPRWVMAAELVETSRLWGRIAARIEPEWVEPLAEHLLKRTYSEPHWEAKQGSVVATERVTLYGLPIVVSRKVQYGRIDPEMSRDLFIRNALVEGDWQTRHHFFHDNRKLLAEVEELEHRARRRDILVDEETLFQFYDQRIPAEVVSGRHFDTWWKKTRHEQPDLLSYSKSMLVNETAKNITEQDFPDRLQQQGLSLPLTYRFEPGRSDDGVTAKVPIAVLNQLSGDGFALQVPGLREEIVTALIRSLPKPLRRNFVPVPDVARAVVARLKDDEESLPDAIGRELRHLTGVTIPRDAWQLDAVPAHLRTTFQVVDGDKTLATGKDLTALKDQLKSRLRASLAAASVDLERRGLTAWTIGTLPKVQRTEQNGLVVTAYPALIDEGDTVAVRMLDTATDQRHAMWLGTRRLVLLGVPSPVKQVVRTLSNQAKLALSHNPHGGVPALLADCVDCAADHLIAQAGGPAWDEAGFTRLREAVRLGLVETTMDVLDAVRKVVVAWNDVQTRLARTSGPIFVEALSDIREQMAGLIHAGFITLTGMSRLSDVERYLRGIERRLDKLPERPDRDTTWMHIVQDLEDSYHETLNLLRPAARDSEEARAVGWMIEELRVSYFAQTLGSPVPISDKRIMKAIQALNP